In Salmo salar chromosome ssa03, Ssal_v3.1, whole genome shotgun sequence, a single genomic region encodes these proteins:
- the nop9 gene encoding nucleolar protein 9 isoform X1: MKIMHEIDVIFTRQQQTIVSHIEDTSTQVIKLHWCPYFKMLAKMEENNQWREAGLKRKYPEDRERMRGGVGERGDEDRNRGREAGERGKDGEGKRGGAGGRGSRGGRGGGEGGGAKKRLDALSVGYFRRVGERLSEGFTEDEERVLFVENVLTEVKGQAALVAMDVTGSVTLQRLLPLASPGQVGEVLAELGGESGSDFKTVSCDKCGGHVLESALRQMPRWRQKSSSEEEKTATTEGDSETEGEDCGILEAQVLSLCHVVMEHCAEFIRHTHGSHVARTLIHVLAGCLGPARTDTARPGVKDRNVTTQLTYFEAPTSFWWELKTLSTSLMDNVNVCVTDAVASTVFQTMLTVCHRNRPKLCKLLTKGIVEYLTSLSSAPGVSPLLVFLKDQASSRLIEIVLQLSHKALLRDLYKNHLQGQLVTLAIHPIANFPIQRLTAASTNYKVFLKVFDELAEGLEAILAAGHMGVIVQLTDSCAEREEKQGEMMQRLLNAFHCAEPASRHTACLPLFLSLLTHEVYYSSEAAEGNTQTERPLSSICYHGSRLVQSLAKFKDRSLLLNSLRSLTPADHLTLGTDQSGSHVLQLLVTSSSDKGRGKILRRLEGQYVQMACSRYGSRVLEAVWNSATVPQRQSIAKELVPCETQLRSGQFSRHVWAKFALTHFVKRRAQWQEVQTGESKKRKLFSDILE; encoded by the exons ATGAAAATAATGCACGAAATTGACGTCATCTTCACGCGTCAACAACAGACCATCGTTTCACAT ATAGAAGACACCAGTACCCAAGTAATCAAGTTGCATTGGTGTCCTTACTTTAAAATGCTGGCAAAGATGGAGGAAAACAACCAGTGGAGAGAGGCAGGATTGAAGAGGAAGTATCCTGAAGatagagaaagaatgagaggaggagtgggagaaagaggagatgaagacagaaatagaggaagagaagcaggtgAACGAGGAaaagatggagagggaaagagaggaggagcaggtggaAGAGGAAGTAGGGGTGGAAGAGGAGGTGGTGAAGGAGGAGGTGCCAAGAAGCGTCTAGATGCCTTGAGTGTGGGATACTTccgcagagtgggagagagactcAGCGAAGGCTTCACAGAGGacgaggagagag TTCTCTTTGTGGAGAACGTGCTGACGGAGGTCAAAGGGCAAGCTGCCCTGGTTGCCATGGATGTGACAGGAAGTGTCACCCTCCAGCGTCTGCTCCCATTGGCTAGCCCCGGCCAGGTGGGGGAGGTGCTGGCTGAGCTTGGCGGAGAATCGGGGTCCGATTTTAAGACGGTGTCATGTGACAAATGTGGGGGTCATGTCTTGGAGAGCGCCCTCAGACAGATGCCCAGATGGAGAC AAAAGAGCTCATCAGAGGAGGAAAAGACAGCTACCACAGAAGGAGATTCCGAGACGGAAGGGGAGGATTGTGGGATACTAGAGGCCCAGgttctgtccctgtgtcacgtggTGATGGAGCACTGTGCAGAgttcatcagacacacacacggctCCCACGTGGCCCGCACGCTCATACATGTACTGGCAGGCTGCCTTGGTCCAGCCCGCACCGACACAGCACGCCCAg GTGTAAAGGACAGGAATGTCACCACTCAGCTGACCTACTTTGAGGCGCCCACATCATTTTGGTGGGAACTAAAAACCCTGTCTACCTCCTTGATGGATAATGTCAATG TGTGTGTGACTGATGCAGTGGCTAGTACAGTGTTCCAGACCATGTTGACGGTGTGTCACAGAAACCGACCCAAGCTCTGCAAGCTGCTCACCAAAGGTATCGTGGAGTACCTGACATCACTCAGCTCTGCTCCTGGAGTCAG TCCTCTCTTGGTCTTTCTGAAGGACCAGGCCTCTAGTCGGCTAATTGAAATAGTCCTCCAGTTATCCCACAAGGCCTTGCTCCGGGACCTCTATAAGAACCACCTCCAGGGTCAGCTGGTAACCCTGGCCATCCATCCAATCGCCAACTTCCCCATACAGAGACTGACAGCAGCCTCTACCAATTACAAAGTG ttccTGAAGGTGTTTGATGAGCTAGccgagggtttggaggccatctTGGCAGCAGGTCACATGGGTGTGATCGTCCAGCTGACAGACAGCTGTGCAGAGCgggaggagaaacagggagagatgaTGCAACGCCTCCTTAATGCCTTTCACTGTGCTGAACCTGCCTCTCGACACACCGCCTGCCTGCCTCTTTTCCTGTCCCTGCTCACACACGAGGTGTACTACAGCTCAGAGGCAGCAGAGGGCAACACACAAACAGAG CGCCCCCTATCCTCTATCTGTTACCATGGCTCGCGTCTGGTCCAGTCCCTGGCCAAGTTCAAAGACCGCTCCCTGCTCCTGAACAGCCTACGCTCTCTGACCCCCGCTGACCACCTGACCCTGGGAACCGACCAATCAGGCAGCCACGTTCTGCAGCTCCTGGTGACATCTTCCAGTGATAAGGGGAGGGGAAAGATCCTGAGGAGACTGGAG GGCCAGTATGTCCAGATGGCCTGCTCCAGGTATGGCAGCCGTGTGTTGGAGGCAGTCTGGAACAGCGCCACTGTCCCCCAGAGACAAAGCATCGCTAAGGAATTAG tgccTTGTGAGACACAGCTTAGATCAGGCCAGTTTTCTCGTCACGTTTGGGCCAAATTTGCACTGACCCACTTTGTGAAGAGGAGGGCCCAGTGGCAGGAAGTGCAGACGGGCGAATCGAAGAAGAGGAAGCTCTTTAGTGACATTCTGGAGTGA
- the nop9 gene encoding nucleolar protein 9 isoform X2, which translates to MLAKMEENNQWREAGLKRKYPEDRERMRGGVGERGDEDRNRGREAGERGKDGEGKRGGAGGRGSRGGRGGGEGGGAKKRLDALSVGYFRRVGERLSEGFTEDEERVLFVENVLTEVKGQAALVAMDVTGSVTLQRLLPLASPGQVGEVLAELGGESGSDFKTVSCDKCGGHVLESALRQMPRWRQKSSSEEEKTATTEGDSETEGEDCGILEAQVLSLCHVVMEHCAEFIRHTHGSHVARTLIHVLAGCLGPARTDTARPGVKDRNVTTQLTYFEAPTSFWWELKTLSTSLMDNVNVCVTDAVASTVFQTMLTVCHRNRPKLCKLLTKGIVEYLTSLSSAPGVSPLLVFLKDQASSRLIEIVLQLSHKALLRDLYKNHLQGQLVTLAIHPIANFPIQRLTAASTNYKVFLKVFDELAEGLEAILAAGHMGVIVQLTDSCAEREEKQGEMMQRLLNAFHCAEPASRHTACLPLFLSLLTHEVYYSSEAAEGNTQTERPLSSICYHGSRLVQSLAKFKDRSLLLNSLRSLTPADHLTLGTDQSGSHVLQLLVTSSSDKGRGKILRRLEGQYVQMACSRYGSRVLEAVWNSATVPQRQSIAKELVPCETQLRSGQFSRHVWAKFALTHFVKRRAQWQEVQTGESKKRKLFSDILE; encoded by the exons ATGCTGGCAAAGATGGAGGAAAACAACCAGTGGAGAGAGGCAGGATTGAAGAGGAAGTATCCTGAAGatagagaaagaatgagaggaggagtgggagaaagaggagatgaagacagaaatagaggaagagaagcaggtgAACGAGGAaaagatggagagggaaagagaggaggagcaggtggaAGAGGAAGTAGGGGTGGAAGAGGAGGTGGTGAAGGAGGAGGTGCCAAGAAGCGTCTAGATGCCTTGAGTGTGGGATACTTccgcagagtgggagagagactcAGCGAAGGCTTCACAGAGGacgaggagagag TTCTCTTTGTGGAGAACGTGCTGACGGAGGTCAAAGGGCAAGCTGCCCTGGTTGCCATGGATGTGACAGGAAGTGTCACCCTCCAGCGTCTGCTCCCATTGGCTAGCCCCGGCCAGGTGGGGGAGGTGCTGGCTGAGCTTGGCGGAGAATCGGGGTCCGATTTTAAGACGGTGTCATGTGACAAATGTGGGGGTCATGTCTTGGAGAGCGCCCTCAGACAGATGCCCAGATGGAGAC AAAAGAGCTCATCAGAGGAGGAAAAGACAGCTACCACAGAAGGAGATTCCGAGACGGAAGGGGAGGATTGTGGGATACTAGAGGCCCAGgttctgtccctgtgtcacgtggTGATGGAGCACTGTGCAGAgttcatcagacacacacacggctCCCACGTGGCCCGCACGCTCATACATGTACTGGCAGGCTGCCTTGGTCCAGCCCGCACCGACACAGCACGCCCAg GTGTAAAGGACAGGAATGTCACCACTCAGCTGACCTACTTTGAGGCGCCCACATCATTTTGGTGGGAACTAAAAACCCTGTCTACCTCCTTGATGGATAATGTCAATG TGTGTGTGACTGATGCAGTGGCTAGTACAGTGTTCCAGACCATGTTGACGGTGTGTCACAGAAACCGACCCAAGCTCTGCAAGCTGCTCACCAAAGGTATCGTGGAGTACCTGACATCACTCAGCTCTGCTCCTGGAGTCAG TCCTCTCTTGGTCTTTCTGAAGGACCAGGCCTCTAGTCGGCTAATTGAAATAGTCCTCCAGTTATCCCACAAGGCCTTGCTCCGGGACCTCTATAAGAACCACCTCCAGGGTCAGCTGGTAACCCTGGCCATCCATCCAATCGCCAACTTCCCCATACAGAGACTGACAGCAGCCTCTACCAATTACAAAGTG ttccTGAAGGTGTTTGATGAGCTAGccgagggtttggaggccatctTGGCAGCAGGTCACATGGGTGTGATCGTCCAGCTGACAGACAGCTGTGCAGAGCgggaggagaaacagggagagatgaTGCAACGCCTCCTTAATGCCTTTCACTGTGCTGAACCTGCCTCTCGACACACCGCCTGCCTGCCTCTTTTCCTGTCCCTGCTCACACACGAGGTGTACTACAGCTCAGAGGCAGCAGAGGGCAACACACAAACAGAG CGCCCCCTATCCTCTATCTGTTACCATGGCTCGCGTCTGGTCCAGTCCCTGGCCAAGTTCAAAGACCGCTCCCTGCTCCTGAACAGCCTACGCTCTCTGACCCCCGCTGACCACCTGACCCTGGGAACCGACCAATCAGGCAGCCACGTTCTGCAGCTCCTGGTGACATCTTCCAGTGATAAGGGGAGGGGAAAGATCCTGAGGAGACTGGAG GGCCAGTATGTCCAGATGGCCTGCTCCAGGTATGGCAGCCGTGTGTTGGAGGCAGTCTGGAACAGCGCCACTGTCCCCCAGAGACAAAGCATCGCTAAGGAATTAG tgccTTGTGAGACACAGCTTAGATCAGGCCAGTTTTCTCGTCACGTTTGGGCCAAATTTGCACTGACCCACTTTGTGAAGAGGAGGGCCCAGTGGCAGGAAGTGCAGACGGGCGAATCGAAGAAGAGGAAGCTCTTTAGTGACATTCTGGAGTGA